A single region of the Devosia sp. FJ2-5-3 genome encodes:
- a CDS encoding phosphatase codes for MPELFAALTDGSAHPNKWPAALLVCSQTEARRNGADWAPTHIISIYGPTSRYLGLPDFDQSRQLHARFEDTLDPADPGAPSIADIDAIMDFVDGLPKDARLMIHCLQGSTRGAAVALGILARYVSPDKAGQTIFRACANAAPNPLLVALWDRALGLDGKLIKAGRKFPTAGLRRAVA; via the coding sequence ATGCCCGAGCTGTTCGCCGCGCTGACCGACGGGTCTGCCCACCCCAATAAATGGCCTGCCGCGCTTCTGGTCTGCAGCCAGACCGAGGCCCGCCGCAATGGGGCCGACTGGGCGCCGACCCACATCATCTCCATTTATGGTCCCACGAGCCGCTATCTCGGCCTGCCCGATTTCGACCAGAGCCGGCAGCTGCATGCGCGCTTCGAGGATACGCTCGATCCCGCCGATCCCGGTGCGCCGAGCATTGCCGACATTGACGCGATCATGGATTTCGTCGACGGCCTGCCCAAAGATGCGCGGCTGATGATCCATTGCCTCCAGGGCAGCACGCGCGGCGCCGCGGTGGCGCTGGGGATCCTTGCCCGCTATGTCTCCCCCGACAAGGCCGGCCAGACCATTTTCCGCGCCTGCGCCAATGCCGCGCCCAATCCTCTGCTCGTCGCCCTCTGGGACCGCGCCCTCGGCCTCGACGGCAAGCTCATCAAAGCCGGCCGCAAATTCCCCACCGCGGGGTTGCGGCGGGCCGTGGCTTAG
- a CDS encoding long-chain fatty acid--CoA ligase, with protein sequence MDLTSTAQETSRPWIAAYPEGISWQGEIDVTPVHEQVLAACAKNPSAVALDFLGGTTSFGELAKAITAFAGALQSRYGVTKGTRVAIMLPNTPFYPIAYYGVLRAGGTVVNCNPLYTVSELSHITANAGADLMVTLDLQQIFEKGEALLDAGHVKSLVVCHFPDALPLAKKVLFSLFKRRDLAKPRQSRHAGNISSFAELIEARQTPSAVVIDTRNDIAVQQYTGGTTGIPKGALLTHANIAANMSQIDAWGCGLFYPPSKVVAVLPFFHIFAMTVCMNVPLCNGTQVVMLPRFELKALLALLTRTRANVLPAVPTLLNAIARSGATAEQLSSLEVAISGGAALPDEVRNAFAKKSKALLAEGYGLTEASPVVCCAALRVPSKPMSIGLPLPGTDIRFIEVDSGQPVGIGENGELQVKGPQVMKGYHDNREASEEAFMDGWLRTGDVGHMDEDGYVFLVDRIKDLIICSGFNVYPRVIEEALMTHEAVEETNVIGVDDEYRGEAPVAYVKLREGKSVSEADLKHFLADKLNKIEMPRQIIFKDALPKTLIGKLSKKELREEYAQQKAGMK encoded by the coding sequence ATGGACTTGACCAGCACTGCACAGGAGACATCGCGCCCGTGGATTGCGGCCTACCCGGAAGGGATTTCCTGGCAGGGCGAAATCGACGTGACGCCGGTGCACGAGCAGGTGCTGGCCGCATGCGCGAAAAACCCCTCCGCCGTGGCGCTCGACTTTCTCGGCGGCACCACCAGTTTCGGTGAACTGGCCAAGGCCATCACCGCCTTTGCCGGTGCGCTGCAGTCCAGATATGGGGTGACCAAGGGCACCCGCGTCGCCATCATGCTGCCGAACACACCCTTCTACCCCATCGCCTATTACGGGGTGCTGCGCGCGGGCGGCACGGTGGTCAACTGCAATCCGCTCTATACCGTTTCCGAGCTCAGCCACATCACCGCCAATGCTGGCGCCGACCTCATGGTGACCCTCGATCTCCAGCAGATCTTTGAAAAAGGCGAGGCCCTTCTCGATGCGGGCCACGTCAAATCGCTGGTCGTCTGCCATTTCCCCGACGCGCTGCCACTGGCCAAGAAAGTCCTCTTCTCGCTGTTCAAGCGTAGGGATCTGGCCAAGCCGCGACAGTCCCGCCACGCCGGCAATATCTCCTCTTTCGCCGAGTTGATCGAAGCGCGCCAGACGCCGAGCGCGGTGGTCATCGACACCCGCAACGACATTGCGGTCCAGCAATATACCGGCGGCACGACGGGCATTCCCAAGGGCGCGCTTTTGACCCACGCCAATATCGCGGCCAATATGAGCCAGATCGACGCCTGGGGTTGCGGGCTGTTCTACCCGCCCTCCAAGGTCGTGGCGGTGCTGCCCTTCTTCCACATCTTTGCCATGACCGTCTGCATGAACGTGCCGCTCTGCAACGGCACCCAGGTGGTGATGCTGCCACGCTTCGAGCTCAAGGCGCTGCTCGCCCTGTTGACGCGCACCCGCGCCAATGTGCTCCCCGCCGTGCCGACCCTGCTCAACGCCATCGCCCGCTCGGGCGCCACTGCCGAGCAATTGTCCAGCCTCGAAGTGGCGATTTCCGGCGGCGCCGCGCTGCCGGACGAGGTGCGCAACGCTTTTGCTAAGAAATCCAAGGCGCTGCTGGCGGAGGGCTATGGCCTCACCGAAGCCTCGCCGGTCGTCTGCTGCGCCGCGCTGCGCGTGCCCTCAAAGCCCATGTCCATCGGCCTGCCGCTGCCCGGCACCGATATCCGCTTCATCGAGGTCGATAGCGGCCAGCCTGTCGGCATCGGCGAGAACGGTGAATTGCAGGTCAAGGGGCCGCAGGTGATGAAGGGCTATCACGACAATCGGGAGGCCAGCGAAGAGGCTTTCATGGATGGATGGCTGCGCACGGGCGATGTCGGCCACATGGATGAGGACGGCTATGTCTTCCTCGTCGACCGCATCAAGGACCTCATCATCTGCTCGGGCTTCAACGTCTATCCGCGGGTCATCGAGGAAGCGCTGATGACCCATGAGGCGGTCGAGGAGACCAATGTCATCGGCGTCGATGACGAGTATCGCGGCGAAGCCCCGGTGGCCTATGTGAAGCTGCGCGAGGGCAAGTCGGTCTCGGAGGCCGATCTCAAGCACTTCCTTGCCGACAAGCTCAACAAGATTGAAATGCCCAGGCAAATCATCTTCAAGGACGCCTTGCCCAAGACCCTGATCGGAAAGCTGTCCAAGAAGGAGTTGCGGGAGGAATACGCCCAACAAAAGGCCGGAATGAAGTGA
- a CDS encoding MerR family DNA-binding protein: MNRIDPDSPDLYSIADLAREFGISTRAIRFYESKGLLSPERLGATRIFRRRDRARLILILRGKRLGFSLREISDYLGLYDADRNQQVTMLAEKVDERLEILEQQLSDLQTTIAELKEIRKLAIQRVAS, from the coding sequence GTGAACCGCATCGACCCCGATAGCCCAGACCTCTATTCGATTGCCGACCTCGCCCGCGAGTTCGGCATTTCGACAAGGGCTATCCGCTTCTACGAATCCAAGGGCCTGCTCTCGCCCGAGCGGCTCGGCGCCACGCGCATATTTCGCCGCCGCGACCGGGCCCGGCTGATCCTCATCCTGCGCGGCAAGCGCCTCGGGTTTTCTTTACGAGAGATTTCCGACTATCTCGGACTTTACGACGCCGACCGCAACCAGCAGGTCACCATGCTGGCCGAAAAGGTCGATGAACGGCTCGAAATCCTCGAACAACAGCTCTCGGACCTGCAAACCACGATTGCCGAGCTCAAGGAAATCCGCAAACTGGCGATCCAACGAGTCGCTAGTTAA
- a CDS encoding acyl-CoA dehydrogenase — protein sequence MTLILFAISLVVFAFLAVREAALWQWGLAAIVIGIVSGLDFTAAGAVYGLGFGSWVLLAFGAILLLLSIAPLRKAVLTTPVYGAVKSILPKVSRTEQEALDAGTVGWDAELFSGRPDWTKLTAIRPLTLTPDEEAFLNGPTETACRMMDDWDIRHNRADLSPELWQFFKDKGFLGMLIAKDHGGLGFSAQAQSMIVSKIASRSVAAGITVMVPNSLGPGELLEKYGTPAQKDKYLHRLAIGQEVPCFALTGVHSGSDAGGMRDYGTVTKGIYNGQEVLGVRLSFDKRYITLAPIATLVGLAFILKDPENHLGRGETIGITLALVPHDHPGMEIGRRHFPARQAFMNGPVRGRDVFIPMDFLIGGTEYAGQGWRMLMECLSTGRAISLPAIGTTSIKQTLRTTSAYARVRRQFGIPVGLMEGVAEPLGEMVKRAYSFEAARRLTASMVDEGQRPAVIAGLLKYTTTEAMRDSMDDAFDIHGGRAIQDGPGNYLFGAYQALPVAITVEGANILTRTLMTFAQGVLRAHPYLLKEVQAAQNKDRKAGLDDFDRAFGGHTKFMLRNIVASFLHGLTNGAFASAPNDGPMAGWYRKLHRYSQAFALTADWTTVVLGGALKSKQKISGRMADLLGDLYMMSATLKRFDEEGRLAEDKELVDAIMQDRIASMEKIFGEIFDNFPNPVFAWAMRILCFPLGRHAKRASDNINYRFVRSVLVPGAFRDRLTTGVYISNDPDDVTGVLEDAFVKVTEAEEIEAKFIRAARKGVIERRLDRDAIADAVAAGVLNDNEAGIMRAADEATERVVKVDDFDKDVLKETPPRVAAE from the coding sequence GTGACGCTGATACTATTTGCGATCAGTCTGGTGGTTTTTGCTTTCCTGGCCGTGCGCGAGGCCGCGCTCTGGCAATGGGGCCTCGCAGCAATCGTCATCGGCATCGTTTCGGGGCTGGATTTCACCGCGGCCGGCGCGGTCTACGGGCTCGGTTTCGGCAGCTGGGTACTGCTGGCCTTTGGCGCCATCCTGCTGCTGCTGAGCATTGCGCCCTTGCGCAAGGCCGTGCTGACGACCCCGGTCTATGGCGCGGTCAAATCCATCCTGCCCAAGGTCAGCCGCACCGAACAGGAAGCGCTCGATGCCGGCACCGTCGGCTGGGATGCCGAACTCTTTTCGGGTCGCCCGGACTGGACCAAGCTCACCGCGATCCGTCCGCTGACGCTCACCCCCGACGAAGAGGCTTTTCTCAACGGCCCCACCGAAACCGCCTGCCGCATGATGGATGATTGGGACATTCGTCACAATCGCGCCGATCTCTCCCCCGAGCTCTGGCAGTTTTTCAAGGACAAGGGTTTCCTCGGCATGCTGATTGCCAAGGACCATGGTGGCCTTGGCTTTTCGGCCCAGGCGCAGTCGATGATCGTCTCCAAGATCGCCAGCCGGTCGGTGGCCGCCGGCATCACCGTCATGGTGCCCAACTCGCTCGGGCCCGGCGAACTGCTGGAAAAATACGGCACCCCGGCGCAGAAGGACAAATATCTCCATCGCCTCGCCATCGGCCAGGAAGTGCCCTGCTTTGCGCTGACAGGCGTCCATTCCGGCTCCGATGCCGGCGGCATGCGCGACTACGGCACCGTCACCAAGGGGATCTATAACGGCCAGGAAGTGCTGGGCGTTCGCCTCTCCTTTGACAAGCGCTACATCACGCTGGCGCCCATCGCCACGCTGGTGGGCCTTGCCTTCATCCTCAAGGATCCGGAAAACCATCTCGGCCGGGGCGAGACCATCGGCATTACCCTGGCGCTGGTGCCGCATGACCATCCCGGCATGGAAATCGGCCGCCGCCACTTCCCGGCCCGCCAGGCGTTCATGAATGGACCGGTGCGGGGGCGGGATGTGTTCATCCCGATGGATTTCCTGATCGGCGGCACCGAATATGCCGGCCAGGGGTGGCGCATGCTGATGGAGTGCCTCTCGACCGGCCGGGCCATTTCCCTGCCCGCCATCGGCACGACCTCGATCAAGCAGACGCTGCGCACCACTTCCGCCTATGCCCGCGTGCGCCGTCAGTTCGGCATTCCGGTCGGGCTGATGGAAGGCGTCGCCGAGCCGCTGGGCGAAATGGTCAAGCGCGCCTACAGCTTCGAAGCGGCGCGCCGGCTCACCGCCTCCATGGTCGATGAAGGCCAGCGCCCCGCCGTGATTGCGGGCCTGCTCAAATACACCACCACCGAAGCCATGCGCGACAGCATGGACGATGCCTTCGATATCCATGGCGGCCGCGCCATCCAGGATGGGCCGGGCAATTACCTCTTCGGCGCCTATCAGGCCCTGCCCGTGGCCATCACGGTGGAAGGCGCCAATATCCTCACCCGCACGCTGATGACCTTTGCCCAGGGCGTGCTGCGCGCTCATCCTTACCTTCTCAAGGAAGTGCAGGCGGCCCAGAACAAGGATCGCAAGGCCGGGCTCGATGATTTCGACAGGGCCTTTGGCGGCCACACCAAATTCATGCTGCGCAATATCGTGGCCAGTTTCCTCCACGGGCTGACCAATGGCGCTTTCGCCTCGGCGCCCAATGACGGGCCGATGGCCGGCTGGTATCGCAAGCTCCACCGCTATTCGCAGGCCTTTGCCCTCACCGCTGATTGGACCACCGTGGTGCTGGGCGGCGCGCTCAAGAGCAAGCAGAAGATTTCGGGCCGCATGGCCGATCTCCTGGGCGACCTCTATATGATGTCCGCCACCCTCAAGCGCTTCGACGAGGAAGGCCGCCTGGCCGAGGACAAGGAATTGGTCGACGCGATCATGCAGGATCGCATCGCGTCGATGGAAAAGATCTTTGGCGAGATTTTCGACAATTTCCCCAATCCTGTCTTTGCATGGGCCATGCGCATCCTCTGTTTCCCGCTTGGGCGCCACGCCAAGCGCGCTTCGGACAATATCAATTATCGCTTCGTGCGGTCGGTTCTGGTCCCTGGCGCCTTCCGCGATCGCCTGACGACGGGCGTCTATATCTCCAATGACCCCGATGACGTGACCGGCGTTCTCGAAGACGCATTCGTCAAGGTGACCGAGGCCGAGGAAATCGAAGCCAAATTCATCCGCGCGGCACGCAAGGGCGTCATCGAGCGGCGGCTCGACCGCGACGCCATTGCCGATGCGGTGGCGGCAGGCGTCCTCAACGACAACGAAGCCGGCATCATGCGGGCGGCAGATGAAGCGACGGAACGCGTGGTCAAGGTCGACGATTTCGACAAGGATGTGCTCAAGGAGACTCCCCCGCGCGTTGCGGCGGAGTAA
- a CDS encoding UvrB/UvrC motif-containing protein — protein MSARTNHERLVALEKQMADAAEAMDFEKAAALRNEILRVKGEGQGEDGEPLVGQPPPGAMGLGTQIPVRQPPKGWVKPKKPDFLTGRKPKG, from the coding sequence ATGTCAGCCAGGACCAATCACGAGCGGCTGGTGGCGCTCGAAAAGCAGATGGCAGACGCCGCCGAGGCGATGGATTTCGAAAAGGCTGCGGCCCTGCGCAACGAGATTTTGCGCGTGAAGGGCGAAGGGCAGGGCGAGGACGGGGAGCCGCTTGTCGGCCAGCCGCCACCGGGGGCCATGGGGCTGGGCACCCAAATCCCCGTCCGCCAGCCGCCCAAGGGCTGGGTTAAGCCGAAAAAGCCGGATTTTCTGACGGGGCGGAAACCGAAGGGGTGA
- a CDS encoding 3-hydroxyacyl-CoA dehydrogenase NAD-binding domain-containing protein yields the protein MIAPQATDTKNWSFHTDLEKIGWLTINSPGPVNTLSREAIMELETLVARFEDLANSGELVGVVLLSGKDSGFIAGADISEFDAMSDFSVLPEALRRTHALFTRIENLKIPFVAGIHGFCLGGGLELALACHYRIAVNDDKTRIGFPEVNLGIFPGFGGTGRSIRQAGPVDAMQIMLTGKMLRAGAARGMNLVDKLVRHRDMLRWEGRKAVLAHKKSAPAPFLKAVMAKPLLRDYVANKMRAEVGKKVKRQHYPAPYALIELFEKHGDDWKAMMRGEIDAFVPLMGSPTAANLRRVFFLSEGLKKQGQKGAKFSRVHVIGAGVMGGDIAAWCAYRGMSVTLQDLDMARIQPALDRAKKLFQKRYRKKREVDTAMLRLTADPQGHGVARADVIIEAVVEKLEVKQSIFKGVEGKMKPGAIIATNTSSIELERIAEALQEPGRLIGLHFFNPVAQLPLVEVIRSTFNSDEAIARGASFALAIGKSPVVVKSAPGFLVNRVLMPYMLGAVERVERGESKELLDAAAVAFGMPMGPIELMDTVGLDVGKSVATELGHAVPEGSKFARLIEAGKLGRKTGEGFYKWEKGKAIKGDPPEHADLAALGKELVQPLVDMTEIVVAEGVVANADLADVGVIMGTGFAPFTGGPMRARADGRA from the coding sequence ATGATCGCCCCACAGGCAACCGATACGAAAAACTGGAGCTTCCATACCGATCTCGAAAAGATCGGCTGGCTGACCATCAACTCGCCCGGGCCGGTCAATACGCTGAGCCGCGAGGCGATCATGGAGCTCGAAACGCTGGTGGCGCGCTTCGAGGACCTGGCCAATTCCGGCGAGCTGGTCGGCGTGGTGCTGCTGTCGGGCAAGGATAGCGGCTTTATTGCCGGGGCCGATATCAGCGAATTTGACGCCATGAGCGATTTTTCGGTGCTGCCCGAGGCGCTGCGCCGGACCCATGCGCTGTTCACGCGCATCGAGAATTTGAAGATCCCCTTCGTCGCCGGCATTCACGGCTTCTGCCTCGGTGGCGGGCTCGAGCTGGCGCTCGCCTGCCACTACCGCATCGCCGTCAATGACGACAAAACCCGCATCGGCTTCCCCGAAGTCAATCTCGGCATTTTCCCCGGCTTTGGCGGCACTGGACGGTCGATCCGCCAGGCCGGGCCGGTCGATGCCATGCAGATCATGCTGACCGGCAAAATGCTGCGGGCCGGGGCGGCGCGGGGCATGAACCTTGTCGACAAGCTCGTCCGGCATCGCGACATGCTGCGCTGGGAAGGCCGCAAGGCCGTGCTCGCGCACAAGAAATCGGCGCCCGCGCCATTCCTCAAGGCCGTCATGGCCAAGCCGCTTTTGCGCGACTATGTCGCCAACAAGATGCGCGCCGAGGTCGGCAAGAAGGTCAAGCGTCAGCACTACCCGGCGCCCTATGCGCTGATCGAGCTGTTCGAAAAGCACGGTGACGACTGGAAGGCGATGATGCGGGGTGAGATCGACGCCTTCGTGCCGCTGATGGGCTCGCCCACGGCTGCCAATCTGCGGCGCGTGTTCTTCCTCTCCGAAGGGCTCAAGAAGCAGGGGCAGAAGGGCGCGAAATTTTCGCGGGTCCATGTCATCGGGGCGGGCGTCATGGGCGGCGATATTGCGGCCTGGTGCGCCTATCGCGGCATGAGCGTGACGCTCCAGGATCTCGACATGGCGCGCATCCAGCCAGCGCTCGATCGGGCCAAGAAACTCTTCCAGAAGCGCTACAGGAAAAAGCGCGAAGTCGACACCGCCATGCTGCGCCTCACCGCCGACCCGCAGGGCCATGGCGTTGCCCGGGCCGATGTGATCATCGAGGCAGTGGTCGAAAAGCTCGAGGTCAAGCAATCGATCTTCAAGGGCGTCGAGGGCAAGATGAAGCCCGGCGCGATCATTGCGACCAATACCTCGTCCATCGAGCTCGAACGCATCGCCGAGGCGCTGCAGGAGCCGGGTCGCCTCATTGGGCTGCATTTCTTCAACCCGGTGGCGCAGCTGCCGCTGGTGGAAGTGATCCGCTCGACCTTCAATTCCGATGAGGCCATTGCCCGTGGCGCAAGCTTTGCGCTGGCCATCGGCAAGTCGCCGGTGGTGGTGAAGTCCGCGCCGGGCTTCCTCGTCAACCGCGTGCTCATGCCCTACATGCTGGGCGCGGTGGAGCGGGTCGAGCGCGGCGAGAGCAAGGAATTGCTCGATGCTGCGGCGGTGGCGTTCGGCATGCCCATGGGGCCGATCGAGCTGATGGATACCGTCGGGCTCGATGTCGGAAAATCCGTGGCCACCGAACTGGGCCATGCCGTGCCCGAGGGCAGCAAGTTTGCCCGGCTGATCGAGGCCGGAAAGCTCGGCCGCAAGACCGGCGAGGGTTTTTACAAATGGGAGAAGGGCAAGGCGATCAAGGGCGATCCTCCCGAGCACGCCGATCTCGCGGCCCTGGGCAAGGAGCTGGTCCAGCCTCTGGTCGACATGACCGAGATCGTTGTTGCCGAGGGCGTGGTCGCCAATGCCGACCTTGCCGATGTGGGGGTGATCATGGGCACGGGCTTTGCGCCCTTCACGGGCGGCCCCATGCGCGCCCGCGCCGATGGGAGAGCGTGA
- a CDS encoding acetyl-CoA C-acetyltransferase: MTELKRVAIVGSARIPFARGNTAYADETNLSMLATTLGGLVEKFGLKGEKVDEVIAGAVINHSRDFNIAREAALDAGLSPRTPGTTLQIACGTSLQAALVLAGKIASGQIDSGIAAGTDTVSDSPIVFGPKFQHRLLAANQAKTTGQKLKSFTKGFSFGELTPVAPSVNEPRTGLSMGQHAELMAREWGITRQEQDALAAASHRNAAKAYEEGFHDDLLVPCAGLVRDNNVRADSTMEKLATLKPSFDKKSGLGTLTAGNSTPLTDGAAGVLLASEEWARARGLPIQAYLTLGRVAGNDFAHGEGLLLAPTIAVSEMLERAGLGFNDIDYFELHEAFAAQVLCTLKAWNDPAYCKDVLGRESVLGTIDPAKINVKGSSLAYGHPFAATGARILGLTAKLLDGQINKRALISVCTAGGMGVAALVESAL; this comes from the coding sequence ATGACTGAACTCAAGCGCGTTGCCATTGTTGGCTCTGCCCGCATTCCCTTTGCGCGCGGCAACACCGCCTATGCCGATGAAACCAATCTCTCCATGCTGGCCACGACGCTCGGTGGGCTGGTGGAAAAATTCGGCCTCAAGGGCGAAAAGGTGGATGAGGTGATCGCCGGCGCGGTGATCAACCATTCCCGCGATTTCAACATTGCCCGCGAGGCGGCGCTCGATGCGGGCCTCTCGCCGCGCACGCCGGGCACGACACTGCAGATTGCCTGCGGCACGAGCCTTCAGGCCGCATTGGTGCTGGCGGGCAAGATCGCCTCGGGCCAGATCGATAGCGGCATCGCCGCCGGCACAGACACGGTGAGCGACAGCCCTATCGTTTTCGGCCCGAAATTCCAGCATCGCCTCCTGGCCGCCAACCAGGCCAAGACCACGGGGCAAAAGCTGAAATCCTTCACCAAGGGTTTTTCCTTCGGCGAACTGACCCCGGTCGCCCCATCGGTCAACGAGCCGCGCACGGGCCTGTCCATGGGCCAGCATGCCGAGTTGATGGCGCGGGAATGGGGCATTACCCGCCAGGAACAGGATGCCTTGGCCGCAGCCAGCCACCGCAATGCGGCAAAGGCCTATGAAGAAGGGTTCCACGACGATCTGCTGGTGCCCTGCGCGGGCCTCGTGCGCGACAACAATGTGCGCGCCGACTCGACGATGGAAAAGCTCGCTACCCTCAAACCCTCCTTTGACAAGAAGAGCGGGCTCGGCACGCTGACCGCCGGCAATTCGACGCCGCTGACCGATGGCGCGGCGGGCGTGCTGCTCGCCAGCGAGGAGTGGGCGAGGGCGCGCGGCCTGCCGATCCAGGCCTATCTGACGCTGGGGCGCGTGGCCGGCAATGATTTCGCCCATGGCGAGGGTCTTCTCTTGGCCCCCACCATCGCCGTTTCCGAAATGCTGGAGCGGGCAGGGCTCGGCTTCAACGATATCGACTATTTCGAGCTGCACGAGGCTTTTGCGGCGCAGGTTCTGTGCACGCTCAAGGCCTGGAACGACCCGGCCTATTGCAAGGATGTGCTGGGGCGCGAGAGCGTTCTGGGCACAATCGATCCGGCAAAGATCAATGTGAAGGGATCGAGCCTTGCCTATGGCCACCCCTTTGCGGCGACCGGCGCACGTATCCTCGGGCTGACGGCAAAATTGCTCGATGGCCAAATCAACAAGCGGGCGCTGATTTCAGTGTGCACGGCGGGTGG
- a CDS encoding cisplatin damage response ATP-dependent DNA ligase: MKRFAELLEVLALTPSRTRKLEALKRYFAEVPDPDRGIALAVLTGEMDIRNVKPALLKEIVLAEVDETLFALSYDYVGDLGETIALIWPHHGPADLPGLAELVDQLNQTAKSDLPRLIADLLTRAAIHERWALVKLATGALRIGVSARLAKTALADMSGIELQAIEEVWHGLQVPYTDLFAWLEGRGERPEIDHAARFHPLMLSNPIEDRDFEKLDPKDFAVEWKWDGIRVQLVMGSGGASLFSRTGDDIGGSFPDIVENVSGSAVLDGELLVGHDFDAKSFNDLQQRLNRKVASGKQMQELPAFVRVYDMLFDGEEDVRPLPWSERRQRLEAWFQNNTQTRLDLSEVLPFRDWDHLGEMRRQGADEHGHEGVMIKLRSAPYVPGRPKGNWYKWKRDPNVVDAVLMYAQRGHGKRSSYYSDYTFGVWKGNEIVPIGKAYFGFTDEELKQLDRWIRANTTAAFGPVREVKKELVFEVAFDSAQESPRHKSGVALRFPRINRIRWDKPAQEAATLDDMAVFIAAT, from the coding sequence ATGAAACGCTTTGCCGAACTTCTCGAAGTGCTGGCGCTGACGCCCTCGCGCACGCGAAAGCTCGAGGCGCTTAAACGCTATTTTGCCGAAGTGCCGGACCCGGATCGCGGGATTGCCCTCGCCGTGCTGACCGGGGAGATGGACATTCGCAACGTCAAGCCGGCGCTGCTCAAGGAGATCGTGCTGGCGGAAGTGGACGAAACGCTCTTTGCGCTCTCCTACGATTATGTCGGCGATCTCGGGGAAACCATCGCGCTGATCTGGCCCCATCACGGTCCCGCCGATCTGCCGGGACTGGCCGAGCTCGTCGATCAGCTCAACCAGACGGCCAAATCGGACTTGCCACGGCTGATCGCAGATCTTCTGACAAGGGCGGCGATCCATGAGCGGTGGGCCCTCGTGAAACTGGCGACCGGGGCGCTGCGCATTGGCGTATCGGCAAGGCTGGCGAAGACCGCGCTAGCCGATATGAGCGGGATTGAGCTGCAGGCCATCGAGGAAGTCTGGCACGGTTTGCAGGTGCCCTATACCGATCTCTTCGCCTGGCTGGAGGGCCGGGGTGAGCGGCCCGAGATCGACCATGCGGCGCGGTTTCACCCGCTCATGCTCTCCAATCCGATCGAGGACAGGGATTTCGAAAAGCTCGACCCGAAAGATTTCGCGGTGGAGTGGAAATGGGACGGCATCCGCGTGCAGCTGGTGATGGGGTCGGGCGGCGCCTCGCTGTTTTCGCGCACCGGCGATGATATCGGCGGCTCGTTCCCCGATATTGTTGAGAATGTCAGTGGCAGTGCCGTGCTCGATGGCGAGCTGCTTGTAGGGCATGATTTTGATGCGAAAAGCTTCAATGATCTGCAGCAGCGGCTGAACCGCAAGGTGGCGTCGGGCAAGCAGATGCAGGAGCTGCCGGCCTTTGTGCGGGTTTATGACATGCTCTTCGATGGCGAGGAGGATGTGCGCCCCCTGCCATGGAGCGAGCGGCGGCAGCGGCTGGAGGCGTGGTTCCAAAACAATACGCAAACGCGGCTGGATCTCTCCGAAGTGCTGCCGTTCCGCGATTGGGACCATCTTGGAGAGATGCGACGGCAGGGCGCTGACGAGCACGGCCATGAAGGGGTGATGATCAAGCTCAGAAGCGCCCCCTATGTGCCGGGGCGGCCCAAGGGCAATTGGTATAAATGGAAGCGCGACCCCAATGTGGTCGATGCCGTGCTGATGTATGCCCAGCGCGGGCATGGCAAGCGCAGCTCCTATTATTCGGACTACACATTTGGCGTCTGGAAGGGCAATGAGATCGTGCCGATCGGCAAGGCCTATTTCGGCTTCACCGATGAGGAGTTGAAACAGCTCGACCGCTGGATCCGCGCCAATACCACCGCCGCCTTCGGGCCGGTGCGCGAGGTGAAAAAAGAGCTGGTGTTCGAGGTGGCTTTCGATAGTGCGCAGGAAAGCCCGCGGCATAAATCCGGCGTCGCGCTGCGCTTTCCGCGCATCAACCGCATCCGCTGGGACAAGCCGGCGCAGGAGGCGGCGACGCTGGACGATATGGCCGTCTTCATCGCGGCGACTTAG